In Spirosoma pollinicola, the genomic window TGACTAATCAACATGGGTTGATTAGTTTTGGCAAAAGTGCTCGCTGTCGCTAGTATCCAGTTGCTTTGCCGAATCGATTTAGCCAATTGCTCCTGGTTTTCATCTCCTTCATGACAACTTATACATATTCCCTATGAAAACGATTCTTTACGTCTTAGCGATTTTATTAAGCTTAGGGCAGTCGGTTGGGGGGCTAGCTCAATCTACCCCACCTGCCCAGAAAATGTCGGTTAACGACCGCCTGACCAAGGCCCGGGCCGCGAAAGCTGAAAAAAGCGCCAACAAAGCAATGCCCGCGGGGGCCAGCGAGTCGAAAGCGAGCCCAGCTGACTATAAAGCACCCGTCGATAAGACCCAGAAAGGTCCCCACGGGGAGGTTGTTCACACCGGCGAACAAGGCGGCAAGTTCTACATCAATGCCAACGGCAATAAGACGTATTTGAGTAGTAATCAATGAACCGACGTTGGGAGTTAGTCGAGCGAAGTGACTAGCCGGTGCTTGTCCACGCCCCTCACTCATCCTGTTTTCAATCTATTGGGTAGACCGCTTTCCCGATGGCGAAAACAAATACACTAGCTACAGAATGTTTACGAAGCATCTATGCCGCCAAGCCAATTCATGCTCGATTAGCAGATTGTACTGACCAATGGGTTATAGCGCATGCTATGCGGCATAATGCCTGCTGAGCGACTTTTGATGAAATCTTACCGGCCTTGTGCATCATTTCAGCAATTGACAAAGCCCAACGGTTATTGTCATTATCCGCAGCCATTTCCTTGTTGACCCGAACGCCCAGCACTGACGCGGCCGCTTTCTTTTTGTTAGGTCCGCCGATTCTCCACTCACCTAGCCGGTTGCGCCTGGCCTCTAAAGCCTGCCGGGTCCGTATGCTGATCAATTCCCGCTCCCTGCGGCAATGGCCATGAATAGCGTTAGGGTAAATTTGTCGAGGTTATGGACTTGCTACATTTGACTGGAGACAGATTTTAAGCACATTTGGGGAAAACCGAAAGTACCCATGAAGAAAAGACGTGTTTTTGACGAGGCCTTCAAGCGGATGGCCGTCGAGTTGTCCCACGCCAAAGGTTCCGTACAGGAAGCTGCCCGTGAGCTCGGCATTGATGCCAGCCGAGTCACCAAATGGCGACAAAGCCACAAAAGCCCTAGTCAGTTTGCAACTGCGACCATCGGGCTAAGTGAGGAGCAGAAACTGATCCGACGATTACAGAAAGAACTTAAAGACGCTCAGATAAAACGCGATATATTAAAAAAGGCAGTCGGCATCTTCTCCAGGGGCGACCGCGCGGCGGACCGTGGGAAATATTCCGATTTATAACGGAACATGCCAATCAGTTTCCCACGGTCCGCCGCGCGGTTGAGAAGATGTGTAAGGTGCTCAAGGTCAGTAGTAGTGGGTACTATTATTGGCGAAAGCATCCGGTTGGCGTCAGGCAACTAAAACAAGCTCAGTTGCTGGACCATATTCGAGAGGTACATGCCCAGAGCGAGTCCCGGTACGGTAGTCCTGGGATCGCTGATGAATTGCGGGAGCGGGGCGTGAAGACATCACGTAATCGGGTGGCCCGCCTGATGCATAAAGCGGCTATTCGTAGTATCATGTATAAGAAGTACCGAGTTCAGACTACCGACTCATCTCACAATTATCCGATAGCTAAAAATCTGTTAAACAGAGAGTTCACAGCAGATAAGCCAGGTCAGAAGTGGGTGTCCGATATTACCTACATTCCGACCCGCGAGGGTTGGTTATACCTGACAACCGTGCTGGATTTGGCCGACCGAAAAGTAATCGGATGGGCCTTGAGCGATGGTCTGAAAGCTGCGGATACGAGCGT contains:
- a CDS encoding transposase, which codes for MKKRRVFDEAFKRMAVELSHAKGSVQEAARELGIDASRVTKWRQSHKSPSQFATATIGLSEEQKLIRRLQKELKDAQIKRDILKKAVGIFSRGDRAADRGKYSDL
- a CDS encoding IS3 family transposase; the protein is MKKGSRHLLQGRPRGGPWEIFRFITEHANQFPTVRRAVEKMCKVLKVSSSGYYYWRKHPVGVRQLKQAQLLDHIREVHAQSESRYGSPGIADELRERGVKTSRNRVARLMHKAAIRSIMYKKYRVQTTDSSHNYPIAKNLLNREFTADKPGQKWVSDITYIPTREGWLYLTTVLDLADRKVIGWALSDGLKAADTSVAAWRMALKNRNIAGELLFHSDRGVQYACTEGASKGLARRTEHEP